In one Mycobacterium heckeshornense genomic region, the following are encoded:
- a CDS encoding HNH endonuclease signature motif containing protein, whose translation MRSTSREEIVEVFDALHDAVSRLGELTFEVLTTPERMALLERLENEARRLPVAGHALINGVRQRATPTELGGKLSHALADRLRVSRPEAARRIHEAEDLGDRQALTGEPLPPRLAATAAAQRAGDIGAGHVAVIRRFFEQLPCWIDAATRERAEAKLAGLATQFRPDQLAKLADKLADCLNPDGDFTDEDRARRRGLSLGRQDIDGMSPIRGWLTPAMRATVEAVLAKLAAPGMANPYDDRPVIDGTPSEEAIKRDTRSAAQRNHDGLLAGLRALLASGELGQHNGLPASIIVTTTLAELEAGAGRGLTGGGSLLPMSDVIRMAGHAHHYLAIFHKGRALALYHTKRLASPAQRIVLYAKDRGCTAPGCDVPAYFTEVHHVTDYAKCRTTDVNDLTLACGTNHRTVQPGGWQTRKRKDGLTEWIPPPHLDRGQPRINTFHHPEKLLRDEEDDDP comes from the coding sequence ATGCGTTCGACCAGCCGTGAGGAGATCGTCGAGGTCTTCGATGCACTGCATGATGCGGTGTCGCGGCTCGGTGAGCTGACCTTTGAGGTGCTGACGACGCCGGAGCGGATGGCACTTCTGGAGCGGCTCGAAAACGAGGCGCGCCGGTTGCCGGTGGCAGGACATGCCCTGATCAACGGCGTGCGCCAGCGGGCCACACCGACCGAGCTGGGCGGCAAGTTGTCGCATGCCTTGGCCGATCGGCTGCGCGTCAGCCGTCCGGAGGCCGCGCGGCGCATCCACGAGGCCGAGGATCTCGGCGACCGGCAGGCCTTGACCGGCGAGCCGTTGCCGCCGCGATTGGCTGCCACCGCCGCCGCGCAGCGCGCCGGAGACATCGGCGCCGGCCACGTCGCGGTGATCCGCAGGTTCTTCGAGCAGTTGCCGTGTTGGATCGACGCGGCCACCCGCGAGCGCGCGGAAGCCAAGCTGGCAGGGTTGGCCACCCAGTTTCGACCTGATCAGCTGGCCAAGCTGGCCGACAAGCTCGCTGACTGCCTCAACCCGGACGGCGACTTCACCGACGAGGATCGCGCCCGTCGACGCGGGCTGAGCCTGGGCAGACAAGACATCGACGGGATGAGTCCCATCCGCGGCTGGCTCACCCCGGCCATGCGCGCCACCGTGGAGGCGGTGTTAGCCAAACTCGCCGCGCCCGGTATGGCCAACCCGTACGACGACAGACCGGTCATCGACGGCACTCCCAGCGAAGAAGCCATCAAGCGCGACACTCGCTCAGCCGCTCAGCGCAATCACGATGGCTTGCTGGCCGGGCTGCGGGCGCTGCTAGCCAGCGGGGAACTCGGCCAGCACAACGGACTTCCGGCCAGCATCATCGTCACCACTACCTTGGCAGAGTTGGAGGCCGGCGCCGGGCGTGGGCTCACCGGTGGCGGATCGTTGCTGCCGATGAGCGACGTGATCCGCATGGCCGGTCATGCCCATCACTATTTGGCCATTTTTCATAAGGGACGCGCCTTGGCGCTGTACCACACCAAACGTCTGGCTTCACCGGCGCAGCGAATCGTGTTGTACGCGAAGGACCGTGGCTGCACGGCGCCCGGCTGCGACGTGCCCGCGTACTTCACCGAGGTCCATCATGTCACCGACTACGCCAAATGCCGTACCACCGACGTCAACGACCTCACCCTCGCCTGCGGAACCAATCACCGAACCGTCCAACCCGGCGGCTGGCAAACCCGCAAGCGCAAAGATGGTCTCACCGAATGGATCCCGCCACCGCATCTGGACCGCGGACAGCCGCGCATCAACACTTTCCACCACCCGGAAAAGCTGCTCCGCGATGAGGAAGACGACGATCCGTGA
- a CDS encoding UdgX family uracil-DNA binding protein (This protein belongs to the uracil DNA glycosylase superfamily, members of which act in excision repair of DNA. However, it belongs more specifically to UdgX branch, whose founding member was found to bind uracil in DNA (where it does not belong), without cleaving it, appears to promote DNA repair by a pathway involving RecA, rather than base excision.), with protein MAAARKTSAASYLPEDRDLDSLEAAANVCRGCSLYESASQTVFGHGDSHAQLMLVGEQPGDREDIEGLPFVGPAGRLLARALDEAGIDPDVTYQTNAVKHFKFTRKNAKRRIHQKPSRTEVVACRPWLVAEIEAVRPQVIVCLGATAAQSLLGAAFRISAHRGELMRLPREAEIRVEPEPRVVATFHPSAVVRERTERRHEMYQLFVGDLRSARASLAGRRRQRR; from the coding sequence ATGGCGGCAGCGCGGAAAACCAGTGCGGCGAGCTACTTACCCGAGGACCGCGACCTCGATTCACTTGAGGCTGCCGCCAATGTGTGCCGGGGCTGCTCGCTCTACGAGAGCGCCTCGCAAACTGTTTTCGGGCACGGGGATTCGCATGCCCAGCTCATGCTCGTCGGTGAGCAACCGGGTGACCGGGAGGACATCGAGGGCTTGCCGTTCGTGGGTCCGGCCGGCCGGCTGCTTGCCCGGGCGCTCGACGAGGCGGGCATCGACCCGGATGTGACGTATCAGACCAATGCCGTCAAGCACTTCAAGTTCACCCGCAAGAACGCAAAGCGACGCATACATCAAAAGCCCAGCCGGACCGAAGTGGTGGCCTGCCGCCCGTGGCTCGTCGCCGAAATCGAGGCGGTGCGACCGCAGGTGATCGTGTGCCTCGGCGCGACCGCGGCACAATCGCTTTTGGGCGCGGCCTTTCGAATCTCGGCGCACCGCGGCGAGCTGATGCGGCTGCCCCGCGAGGCGGAGATCCGCGTCGAACCGGAGCCGCGGGTAGTGGCCACCTTTCACCCGTCAGCGGTGGTGCGCGAGCGCACCGAGCGCCGCCACGAGATGTACCAACTATTCGTCGGCGACCTGCGCAGCGCCCGGGCCAGTTTGGCCGGCCGCCGACGTCAACGACGGTGA
- a CDS encoding hemerythrin domain-containing protein translates to MATTVRSATEVTRFLVGQHERIKSLFAETLKASGKEREKTFLELRRLLAVHETAEEQIVHPRAKRKIPNGDKVVGTRLQEENEAKKVLSQLESLDVDSYEFSGQLIELRDAVAEHAEHEEQEEFAKLEEELDRDELRWMGRAVELAEAIAPTRPHAGVESQVANMLAGPFAAMMDRARDAILGKG, encoded by the coding sequence GTGGCAACAACCGTCAGGTCAGCGACCGAGGTGACGCGATTCCTCGTCGGCCAACACGAACGGATCAAGTCGCTGTTCGCCGAGACGCTGAAGGCGAGCGGCAAGGAGCGAGAGAAAACGTTCCTCGAGCTGCGGCGGTTGCTCGCGGTGCATGAAACCGCGGAGGAACAGATCGTGCACCCGCGCGCAAAGCGGAAAATCCCCAACGGCGACAAGGTGGTCGGCACACGGCTGCAGGAAGAGAACGAAGCGAAAAAGGTGCTCAGTCAATTGGAGTCACTCGATGTCGACTCGTACGAGTTCAGCGGCCAATTGATCGAGCTTCGCGATGCGGTCGCTGAGCACGCCGAGCACGAAGAGCAGGAGGAGTTCGCCAAGCTCGAAGAAGAGCTGGACCGAGACGAGCTGCGGTGGATGGGCCGCGCCGTCGAACTGGCCGAAGCAATCGCGCCCACCCGCCCCCACGCCGGGGTCGAATCCCAGGTCGCCAACATGCTGGCCGGCCCGTTCGCGGCGATGATGGACCGGGCCCGCGACGCCATCCTCGGCAAGGGCTGA